The proteins below are encoded in one region of Salmo salar chromosome ssa02, Ssal_v3.1, whole genome shotgun sequence:
- the LOC106578351 gene encoding hyaluronan synthase 1-like, with protein sequence MELKLLLRRVGSIVRAILTVLFALVVLGVMVWAYVQGFQLATSPYGIISFGFYGLLLGLHVLVQSLFAFVEHRRMRARSKASTCTFTKTIGFTISAYQEDPEYLRECLNSIRALKYPPELLRVIMVVDGNSGDDLYMLEMFREVFADQDPGCYVWRNNYHTWDPTQTQDASYGLGEDPQRREVEDLINSRRCVCIMQKWGGKREVMYTAFKALGQSADYIQVCDSDTKLDPLATVELCKVLESNQKYGAVGGDVMILNLKESYISFMSSLRYWMAFNIERSCQSFFNCVSCISGPLGLYRNDLLQQFLESWYNQKFLGTHCTFGDDRHLTNRMLSMGYATKYTARSKCYTETPGQFLRWLNQQTRWTKSYFREWLYNAMWWHKHHLWMTYESIVSGVFPFFVTATIIQLFWSGTLWDILWVLCCIQLIGLIKAAYACILRRDLVMVFMSLYSALYMTSLLPAKYFAIITMNKSSWGTSGRRKMVGNYIPLLPLSVWAAILLGGSCYTIYKESQKDWSTPAKVLETRFLIYGCVAYVCYWFLMIFLYWVWFRRLCRKRSQSYDVSV encoded by the exons ATGGAACTGAAACTATTGCTAAGGCGGGTGGGCTCGATAGTCCGTGCTATCCTGACTGTCCTCTTTGCCCTGGTGGTGctgggggtgatggtgtgggctTACGTCCAGGGCTTCCAGCTGGCCACCTCCCCATATGGCATCATTTCCTTTGGCTTCTACGGCCTCCTGCTGGGGCTCCATGTCCTGGTCCAGAGCCTGTTTGCCTTCGTGGAGCACCGCCGCATGAGGGCCCGAAGCAAGGCCAGCACCTGCACCTTCACCAAGACCATTGGCTTCACTATCTCAGCCTACCAGGAGGACCCAGAGTACCTGCGCGAGTGCCTCAACTCCATTCGGGCCCTCAAGTACCCTCCAGAGCTGCTGCGGGTCATCATGGTGGTGGATGGGAACTCAGGGGACGACCTCTACATGCTGGAGATGTTTAGGGAGGTGTTTGCAGACCAGGACCCTGGCTGTTACGTGTGGAGGAATAACTACCACACATGGGACCCCACCCAGACCCAGGATGCTAGTTATGGGCTGGGAGAGGACCCccagaggagggaggtggaggatcTGATCAACAGCAGGAGGTGTGTGTGCATCATGCAGAAGTGGGGTGGAAAGAGGGAGGTGATGTACACAGCGTTCAAGGCACTGGGACAGTCGGCGGACTACATACAG gtgtgtgacTCTGACACCAAGCTAGACCCCCTGGCTACGGTGGAGCTGTGTAAGGTTCTGGAGAGCAACCAGAAGTACGGGGCGGTGGGAGGAGACGTGATGATCCTCAACCTCAAGGAGTCCTACATCAGCTTCATGAGCAGCCTGCGCTACTGGATGGCGTTCAACATCGAGAGGTCCTGCCAGTCCTTCTTCAACTGTGTCTCCTGCATCAGCGGCCCCCTGG GTCTGTACAGGAATGACCTCCTCCAGCAGTTCTTAGAGTCCTGGTACAACCAGAAGTTCCTGGGGACTCACTGTACATTTGGGGATGACAGACATCTCACCAACCGCATGCTCAGCATGGGCTATGCCACCAA ATACACGGCCCGTTCCAAGTGCTACACGGAGACGCCAGGCCAGTTTCTCCGGTGGCTCAACCAGCAGACGCGCTGGACCAAGTCTTACTTCCGCGAGTGGCTCTACAACGCCATGTGGTGGCACAAGCACCACCTGTGGATGACCTACGAGTCCATTGTCTCTGGTGTCTTCCCCTTCTTCGTCACGGCCACCATCATCCAGCTGTTCTGGTCAGGCACCCTGTGGGACATCCTCTGGGTCCTCTGCTGCATCCAGCTCATCGGCCTGATCAAGGCGGCCTATGCCTGCATCCTGCGCCGTGACCTGGTCATGGTGTTCATGTCCCTCTACTCTGCCCTCTACATGACCAGCCTGCTGCCCGCCAAGTACTTTGCCATCATCACCATGAACAAGAGCAGCTGGGGCACGTCGGGCCGCCGCAAGATGGTTGGGAACTACATCCCCCTGCTGCCTCTGTCAGTGTGGGCGGCCATCTTGCTGGGCGGGTCCTGCTACACCATCTACAAGGAGAGCCAAAAGGACTGGTCCACGCCGGCTAAGGTACTAGAGACCAGGTTTCTGATCTACGGCTGTGTGGCGTACGTCTGCTACTGGTTCCTCATGATCTTCCTCTACTGGGTGTGGTTCCGCAGGCTGTGTAGGAAACGCTCACAAAGTTATGACGTAAGCGTATAG
- the spaca6 gene encoding sperm acrosome membrane-associated protein 6 isoform X2, translating into MWKWGLWVLYASMLFNPSSSCYQCFVEVEDSIRLCWGHVLTEYNIRNVDSCFKKLGNIFNNNQKVIEAGRVGKGYDQKLKDILNAEIMPMAEEFDKKMNNDTVYDERLLTAADNFIAAAFKLPRASGCFPPCGFQASGYVYNCITCQYDSCEFPLDCPTKNITVLENNRTQMRCDVPFPLPYEMKVVWRFAEEIRTQQVDQFEEVTVGIDRLYSIPSAGLRHQVIPQVVVGHSELQEIFDLSLLPGGQIVPVPGGWSLALLRLPPPSLLTACLTSLLLLLFLSLGILHWWSIKKEKSDVEQAEDDPNSRCPVREIYLLQ; encoded by the exons ATGTGGAAGTGGGGGTTGTGGGTTCTCTATGCCAGCATGTTGTTCAACCCCTCTTCTAGCTGCTATCAGTGCTTTGTGGAGGTTGAAGACAGCATACGTCTGTGTTGGGGACACGTCCTCACCGAATACAACATACGAAATGTGGACTCGTGCTTTAAAAAACTAGGGAATATATTCAATAACAACCAGAAAGTGATTGAGGCAGGGCGAGTTG GGAAAGGTTATGATCAGAAGCTGAAGGACATCCTAAATGCTGAGATCATGCCCATGGCGGAGGAATTTGACAAGAAGATGAATAATG aCACAGTGTATGACGAGAGGTTACTGACAGCTGCAGACAATTTCATTGCGGCTGCCTTCAAACTGCCTAGAG CTTCTGGATGTTTCCCTCCATGTG GTTTTCAGGCTTCTGGTTATGTCTACAACTGTATCACCTGTCAGTATGACTCCTGTGAGTTCCCACTTGACTGTCCAA caaAGAACATCACAGTCCTGGAGAACAACCGGACACAGATGAGGTGTGACGTCCCCTTTCCCCTGCCTTATGAAATGAAAGTGGTCTGGAGGTTTGCAGAGGAG ATCAGGACCCAGCAGGTGGATCAGTTTGAGGAGGTGACAGTAGGGATTGACAGGCTCTACTCTATCCCCTCAGCTGGTCTGCGACACCAGG tcATCCCCCAGGTGGTGGTAGGCCACAGTGAGCTGCAGGAGATAtttgatctgtctctgcttccagGGGGTCAAATTGTCCCTGTGCCTGGTGGATGGTCCCTCGCTCTCCtccgtctcccccctccctctctcctcacagcCTGTCTGACTTCTCTGCTACTGCTGCTCTTCCTCTCCCTGGG GATTCTGCACTGGTGGTCGATAAAGAAGGAGAAGAGTGATGTGGAGCAAGCTGAAGATGATCCAAATTCAAGGTGCCCAGTGCGGGAGATATATCTACTGCAATAA
- the spaca6 gene encoding sperm acrosome membrane-associated protein 6 isoform X1 has translation MWKWGLWVLYASMLFNPSSSCYQCFVEVEDSIRLCWGHVLTEYNIRNVDSCFKKLGNIFNNNQKVIEAGRVGKGYDQKLKDILNAEIMPMAEEFDKKMNNDTVYDERLLTAADNFIAAAFKLPRASGCFPPCGFQASGYVYNCITCQYDSCEFPLDCPTKNITVLENNRTQMRCDVPFPLPYEMKVVWRFAEEIRTQQVDQFEEVTVGIDRLYSIPSAGLRHQGTYQCEIYSDQRSLVRLYYHLIVIPQVVVGHSELQEIFDLSLLPGGQIVPVPGGWSLALLRLPPPSLLTACLTSLLLLLFLSLGILHWWSIKKEKSDVEQAEDDPNSRCPVREIYLLQ, from the exons ATGTGGAAGTGGGGGTTGTGGGTTCTCTATGCCAGCATGTTGTTCAACCCCTCTTCTAGCTGCTATCAGTGCTTTGTGGAGGTTGAAGACAGCATACGTCTGTGTTGGGGACACGTCCTCACCGAATACAACATACGAAATGTGGACTCGTGCTTTAAAAAACTAGGGAATATATTCAATAACAACCAGAAAGTGATTGAGGCAGGGCGAGTTG GGAAAGGTTATGATCAGAAGCTGAAGGACATCCTAAATGCTGAGATCATGCCCATGGCGGAGGAATTTGACAAGAAGATGAATAATG aCACAGTGTATGACGAGAGGTTACTGACAGCTGCAGACAATTTCATTGCGGCTGCCTTCAAACTGCCTAGAG CTTCTGGATGTTTCCCTCCATGTG GTTTTCAGGCTTCTGGTTATGTCTACAACTGTATCACCTGTCAGTATGACTCCTGTGAGTTCCCACTTGACTGTCCAA caaAGAACATCACAGTCCTGGAGAACAACCGGACACAGATGAGGTGTGACGTCCCCTTTCCCCTGCCTTATGAAATGAAAGTGGTCTGGAGGTTTGCAGAGGAG ATCAGGACCCAGCAGGTGGATCAGTTTGAGGAGGTGACAGTAGGGATTGACAGGCTCTACTCTATCCCCTCAGCTGGTCTGCGACACCAGGGTACATACCAGTGTGAGATCTACTCTGACCAGCGCTCCTTAGTCAGACTCTACTACCACCTCATAG tcATCCCCCAGGTGGTGGTAGGCCACAGTGAGCTGCAGGAGATAtttgatctgtctctgcttccagGGGGTCAAATTGTCCCTGTGCCTGGTGGATGGTCCCTCGCTCTCCtccgtctcccccctccctctctcctcacagcCTGTCTGACTTCTCTGCTACTGCTGCTCTTCCTCTCCCTGGG GATTCTGCACTGGTGGTCGATAAAGAAGGAGAAGAGTGATGTGGAGCAAGCTGAAGATGATCCAAATTCAAGGTGCCCAGTGCGGGAGATATATCTACTGCAATAA